CCATCAAACAATCCAGGTCCGCCGTTATGATACGCAAATGTCGAGGCGGGAAACGATCCACCAGAGAAACGTCTATATGGCGTAACTACCAACCATCTAATGGTCACAACTTAAGAAAAGCAATTTTCTAGATTTGTAGAAATTGCAAATTCATGATCAATGCACAATGATGTGGTCCTTCTCTTGCAGGAAAGATAGCGGATGTCATGGCTATCTTCGTCAAGCATAAATTTGGTGAGTTCAttggtttcttttgttttattggTTTTTCAAGTTTCAGCTCATGGATAATCCCTGAGATACCACTTTCAATCGACTTTGTTGGTTCTGCTTCATTTCactttttatattcatggatGTCACCGTCAATCGTATGCCTTATGATCATTTGCCTTGCATATGTATTGCCCCGGTCAAGGCAAAAATGAACGGAAGGCTGtagttttgtgtgtgtgtctaaaAAGTCGTTTCTAAACAACGAGCATAAACTGTCTTACAAGCAATACAACTCAATATACATCGCCTGAAGCTGACAAAGCtcctcaaaatatttttttaaagcaaCAGTTTGCTACAATTGTTCCAATATCATAAGACAAGCTAAGTGCCAGAATTTTTCTCTTCTCTCGCGCAGAGTACATCGAGCCTCGACCTATTGCCGAACTGGGTAAGTTTAGTATAGCCCGACTATCCATTCTTCATGACTCGCTCATATGCAATTGTTGTGGCATATGGAATTCTGTCGATAATTTAAATGATTGTTCACATTAAGTATGTGAATTTTTCTATTTCTCTTCGAGACATCCACGAAGTCGCTGTCTGTACTGACGTCTGTTGTTAAATTTAAGCAAATTATACAGTGTCGTGGACTTTGGAACCAAAGCCAAATCCATAACGCTCAGTTACAAGTACAACAGTGAAAGTTGTGATGATGGGACGGGagaatggagagagagagagagagagagagagagagagagagagagagagagagagagagagagagagagagagagagagagagagagagaaagacagacagacagacagacagacagacagacagacagacagacagagactgtgacagacacagagagatagagagacagagagagtggGCAGAAGGGAGAGAGGAGACAGAGTCAGTCGAAAAGACAGgcgggcagacagacagaccgtcGAAAAGACAGGCGGACATGCAGAccgacaaacaaacagacaaacggacggacagacagatagacagacagagtaCCAGAGAGAAGGGAAGGAATTAGGACAGGTTCTATCTCATGCCAGGCTGTTGTTAGAATAGTAGACATTTGTGGTCGGCTTTCTTCAAATGTCAATATCAGAGATAGGTGACGGAGAACACATTATTAACCCtatgagagctgtaatttttccctccaaaattttagtacaacattttaccacttttttgtgattttttctgtaatttttggtaattttggagCGAATGGACCTCATTTTCACTGCtatagtttttgatcaaaattttgtaaaatctgaacaaaaattcattgGTTATATTTTATCAGGGTGACAGAAATTgacttggcactcaaagggttaatagaacTTAAAGGAAGTCAGGTCAACATGGTCCGTGGTATTTATCTTCAAGAAACGTTTACGGCTGTATTTTAAGGTCGTTATAAACAAAATGGAAAAGTTTTAAACGTGAATGTGTAATTATAGCCAGAACGATAAATATATTAATAACGTAGGGTAATTTCACAACTTCAGGATGGGAGCTGGTCTTTAAAGCTGTGCCTGGCGTTGGTGGCAGTGTGTTTAATCTTTGGAACAACAATGGTGGGCGAAACCAAGACAACATCCAAGCTAGACAACTGAATGCAAATTATAGAGATCATTACAAGAGCCCAAAAGTTGATTCATGGAGTACTCTTGGCGTCAGAGAGGTATGGGCTTGTGTATGAAGTCAACCATTACGCTCGGTGCTTAGAAAATCAGTCTGTTTACCACTGTGGACTGAGTTTTGCGAAAGCTTATTCCgttaaatattctgtatttgTACATTAATCTCTGAAGAATTACGGCTAGATCTGAGAATTGAGTCAATTGCTGAAATTTCGATGAGGTGAAGCCATCACAAAATGAAACGGGCTCGGCCAAAGCCACAGTTATGTTATTGGAGATATCTCGTCAAAAAGATTTGGATCGAAAGAGAAAGTGCTTAAGCGTCTAGCGGCGCCAATGTGTTAGGAGATCGTTTTCGTATCCAATTGCATATTGTGACTCCTTAACCATAAATCACAGTGTTCGAGGAAATATTAACAAAGGAGAAAAATGCATACTACATCTcggttgcatttctttgacctttgaacctcaaattcaaagttttaatctgaaataaaatcatACACGATAGTATAAAGTGTTCGTACTGCCCTCCCTAACTTTCCAGGTGAAATTGTCCGTTTACGAAGATGGAGAAGAGAAAATGTACCTGATATTTGACGCTCGTGGTAGTGATAAAAATAACTGGCTGAGCAACGAGCGATTGATTTCGACACCCTATCATGACCTACTGGATGATGATGTAGCAAAGAATTTCTTCTCTCTTAGAGGGTAAGTCTGCATCCGTAACGTTATGTCGAGGAGATGAGGGCATTGACAAGATGACAAGTATGTACCTGTGATACTTTTACTACATCCGACAGCATGATATATCCTATAACCTGGATATATaacataaggccaaaaaaattgatttgtttctggtcaccgccCGCATCACTTCAGAGTGTGCGCGTCGActcttgttttctgtttttcatttgcccctatggaaaaagggggaaatgtatcaaattctacaaaaaaaaaattaaaaattgaaaacaaattgcGTCGCCGCATCATTgttgccacatgtcaatgacagAAACAACCCTATAATTTTTAGCCTAGAGTGAGGTAAGtatatattaaggtagaacgcgctcggggacagatattcggactctcaaatttctacaatccTTTTTTGATTTACCACTTCTGAgattcactttaaagctcttgtagAAAGAAAAACGTTtaacgtcttagtttttcaaaactccgaattttaattttctcccttagagttaacacaggaatggcagccattttgaaattcaaatatcgtaaaatgttgagtaatttgtatcgttaattccaaattttgcatgatgaccccgggtttttattgttgatttaggaaagtttgacaaaaagtttaaatctttcactttcaaggcgcattaATATTACCAGTAGCTACATATATTCCAATATCGTCCAGTTTTCAGATTCAAAAACGTTTAGAGATTTATAGTAAAATATAGATAATGTAATATACTATAAACAAGTTATACGGTTGTAGACCATTCTTGCCGTTACAGTATCGGTTCAGTCTATTGCCTTATATAATGATATCGCCATCTTTGATCGTAGGGTGAGATATGTTATAAGATTCGCACATGCTTTCAtcagaaacacgattggaactaaattgggataattggattggcagaatttctcaagaattttagaaatttctctaattttacaccatatttgctttaGTTACCAtcttaaaattttatacacaatttacgatgctgttgaaatcttatgagtaagaatcagtgcatgatagtatctaatgcaatattgttcaaaacatatgaacaatattcacatttgaatgaaaatatgagagtttgtctgtagtttcttcattactgaaacactagtaataatgtcagtttgtcatttttcctcgaccaaaatgaagctttcCGATTGATTAACAGTTAAGTCAGTCGGGGTCTTtttaaatgtgccctgactcaattttatggttatgaagccttaaattcatgaaaaagtcaggggcatttcaaaagtgccctgactcaaaattcgtcaattagagaaatttaagcattttgtctcgtttcttcagtacatttacacaaaaatgaacttattttcataaaaatgaatccgatgaaagaggcatgcaataatcgttgtgtttttgttgttttgtccgatgagaacaatatttcaaattttacactattctatcattttgtaaaatttcagctgtaaaaatttcgatttcattacattttcctaataatgactctcatccaattttcccaaattagttccaatcgtgttcagggtttttgtttgcttttgctCTCTTtttcttcgattttttttttcgaaatatgACGCTTCATGTAACATGACAGTGGGCGATCTAGCCGACATATCCCCGATAACCAAGCTTACAACGTGGTAGATCATTGCTCGCAACAAGTAAGTGACAAATGAGTAAATTTCGGAAATTCTCGATAGGATTCGAACTCGCAATgtacggcacccaatcacctagcgaagacatcacagtcaaaaccgctcggctaaatccgcATAAGTTCACTGACCTTCacgatttctttttttcaattgttaTTTCAGGGATGCACCGCATTCAAGGCGCTTCTTCATCAATAGTGTATACCCCGGATGTGCGAATGATGTCGGTTGGCTCGTAGTCGTTGACCCAGGTCACGTGGTCTGCGATTGGAGTAACGATGGAGAGAGACCATACTTTCTGTACAGTAAGACAACACAAAGGGCAAACTATAACTCGGGTAAGATTTACTCTTTGTCTTtcataaatgatgaaattcgtggctggcacgatgcattttaggcaagtacgcgcccgtgtcgaaattcaaaaacacaatgaCCACCCCCTCTtattggacatttcaaaaacatgttgaccccctccccccaccctcaatcaccaaagtcaaaaaaagGTACCCCCGCATGAATCCATCCCctcccccggccgaagaaaccgaccagtccctaaaatttacatgtttgcaCATTCGAATCGGAATGACAAATTTATCGGTCATGGTACCTGATCGTTGTGGCTTCTGACAAATATTATGTGTCATATCATGTGCCAGCGCCCTCTACAACAATTACGCTCGTACATGTGTAAGTATTGGAAGTTGTTCCTACCTTTCGTCTTATAAACACGAATCAAGTTTTTCATCAGCTTTTCCTTTAAACGTTTTCTAACGATGTGCTCTATCGTTGTTTGCATAATCTCATATTCCAGATTCCGTTGGTCGTGCAGACTTCATGGCGATACACATCAAGACTTACTAGCAAGATCAAGATCTCCGTGACCAGATAATACACGGCTGTGTTGGCGCCCTTTAAAAATCAACTATGTTTTGACATTATAGGACGTCCATTGCTGGAAGCGGGAAATCTTagtattcatatatgcaaagtgTATAAATGCGTCTGTTTGCGCATGcgcatttaatgataatgaccCATAGTCAAAGTACATATTCATTCAACTCTAATCTTACACTATAAATTGAAGGATATCATTAACATTTATTCAATCAACTAATCAAGACAGCATGACGGtagaaacattttacaaatattttaattaatttgatatAGTGACATTGTCTTGAACCTAAACGCAAGACGTAAGTTAATCGAGACAATATTTGTGTACTCGTCTACACTCCTGATGGTttataaactttcaaaaaccAGAGATTTATCGTTATGTTATCCTAATCGGAGaactacagaaagaaaaagtattttacccttgaaattttaattGTAAGTGTAATAGAGTATGTCATTCAATTTTTGtgtttgtctctgtctctgtctgtctgtctgtctgtctgtctgtctgtctctctctctctctctctctctctctctctctctctctctctctctctctctctctctctctctctctctctctctctctctcaaataaaTATCCTACAATAATTATTGTACTACGACAGTATTGACCTAAGGCAAGGAAGAATTATTCATTTGTTCCTCggaatagcgctgatcgcaaatgacgtcacttttcTCCCTCTAGTCATTaaaattcataaataaatatttgtctgcattttccccataataaaacctgctagtgttacaatggctactaaaagtcacaccCATTATATGAATTATAGAGACAAAGGGTAATACAGGATAAAACGTTTCACCACAGATGAGATTGTTAAACTCAGCATTATTTCAACTTCCTAATCTCGTAAGGAAGGTTGAACCGGTAGTTCGATTGAGTTCTTGAACTTGGTGGGTAGAACACTAAATcttattataacacgccacatgctcattccgtgtcgcgattcgccagaatacgtcacgtgacgacgTCTCGTCCCCAccaaatcgacaaaagtgacgtcagagggtattttttgaaaagctattaccctagggaaatagttctgaccaaattggAAAGTGCCCggctgcagctttgcaacaatggcgggtgactagaacgtgatgtgcgtccgggataagtgacgacacattctctaaaacagattttccaacattttccaacattccaacagcgtaggaacttgaatagctcatcgacggaaaagattaaggtgcaactaaggatgtcgctaggtatgctcagaatattttttgaaagaaagtggtactacGTACAACTGAAAGCGCCGTGGAAAcatcgccaagtaaacttgtcacaatggattgttgcggtgcaaaatataaaaacacattaaaaactatataacaatacaacacgagcatgtggtgtgttataaaacacctatagcctggtctttattcgggctatagcgctcgtctattatcCTCGTCGCCGTGTGTTActagaaacacatcgctataccctcggcctacggcctcggggaatagcgatgtctTTCTAGTAACACACGGCCCggtcgctatagccctcatgaccaggcaataggtgtttactatggAACTGATCTTGTTGTAACATCTGTTACTCGTGTTCAATAACAGTAGTCTGTCTTTGACTTTGCACCTGAGAGCGAGTCTCGCCAAAGAGATAAAACTAATtatgttttgaagaagattgcATTTCGATAGTCTACAATTATTACATGTAAGTTCCAAAGATTGAATGTTCGTCGTTAGACGGtttaagtctgtgatttgtaaacCTGTGAGTTGGATGAACGAGATTATTTGTGTTCTGAGAACAAACAgactgttttcatgtgaaacgtatGAGTGGGATGGCCGCGATTAGTGGGGCGAACGCGAAATACGgaagtttcacccggaatcacagaaaCGAACTCACTtttgcgcagactcaaaggtaacgcgtccGATGTTAAACCTGGCTTaggctgccaaatttcaaatatattagAATGAAGTGGGGGAGAAACAAGAGAAACTTTAgcaactgattttatttttgaaaaatccaccGATTTAAACCAAGTCTAGGTCGTCGTTAGCACTGTTGCAATCTGAGCTGGGAGTACTGAAGCGTTGTAAACACACTGGGCGTTAGGCATGGCACAGCGTTGTGGCATGCGCCTGGCCTCTTGTGAACTCCATAGAATAGTAAAGTCATATCAATCACTATGACAACACACTTCGGAGCCCATCGGCTCAAAATCGGAAATGGTCGTGAAAAGACGTCCGACTCTGAAGATGACGTAAGAAACAATCCGTATTTTCTCGGTCCTATGAggacattaaaggtatactgtcacctgttccaattttgccacaatcacagattttaagcgggtggccactttttaaaaacagcgccctcacaaggGCATATAtagattacagatgactgtaCACCTTTAAGGTGGAAAGTGTTTGCATTCTGTGGCCTGGAATGTTTTCTTATACTTTGAATAGTCTTGAGTGTTTCATCCGTCTTTATGCAGTTTTAATCACGTAATCAGTAGATTAAATGcggtctatttatttatttatttatttatttatttattattttatttatttataaatttattttatttattcggaAATCCTATGGTATCAAGTCCCATCGACAGGTTCCTCAAAAGAAAAGACGACGTaaatgtgaacaagataaagaacaatgaagtaaaaaaaattaacaaaacaagagtAGGGAAAACACCCAGAGAGGAAAAACTAAAGAAAACGCTGTTTGAACTCATACTGCGTTATATCAAGTGTGTGTAGCTAAACAAACCGTATATCCATAGAAACTCTCTTTCCGGGCGTTTACCCTTCCTTGACCTAGTTCACCTGCTCACCAACACgactttaaaaataaaactctGGTATTTTTTAAACATGCTCAGACACGAACTCGCCAGCATAGGCCTTAGTTCTCATCGTCAAACCAATGAACCCATTGTCGCGAACTGAAAAACCTGACATCTGAAAGACTCCAGGCTCAGCGGTAAAAACTTCTCCACAgacttaaatatttataatttagGAACATATATCGTGTTATATGACTTCTAACAACTATTTAAGTGGTTTTAATATGATCCACTAATACGTGCTCGAAATGTAAATACTTAACATCACAGCAAcataatataattttttaaGCCCTTTCATGTAAGACTTAAACACATCTGAGATTCTGAGAAATACCgatataaaaaacattttcttccgTAGCATTTCTATTAGTTGTAAAGGCAAAAACCTGAGATgcgtatttttttatttatatgtcATTTGTTTCAAGACTGTTACCAAAAACACAGTAGGCGCTGCACTTTTGGACGTGTCTTTAGTGAAAAAAGAGATTTCATGCTACAGTACACATACGACGCCCTGAGCAACGTGCCAAAGGGTTGATCGAAGGTCGCACAAATTGAATACCTCGTGAACATTATTGCACCCAGTCTCTAAGGCGCAGTCAAGTGTTGGCATGTCACAAAATGGCTTACTGGGGTTGGGCCATGCAAGGTTGACTTATCGATTTTTATAGACTTATATCGTTAAATCATGGACTAGCTAGAGCGACCTTTGGCTCTTTTGTGGGGATGAAGCTGTGCGATTCCATGGAAGCACCGTCGATCTCTCCAATCGCGAGCTGCAGGCCACGTATATAGATAGCAATTGTTTTACGCTAAAATCACAGCATATTCTGTCACATTGACAGGGGAACAAGTGTGATGTACTTTAAAATTACCTTGTTGCCGTGAGTGACGAGTGTAGCCCCCTAAGAGTGTGTTGGATGGTACCTAATATAAACAAGCTTCGCGGGGTAGGTCTGTTTGGAAGGCGGACGGACAATCTCTATGTCGTATACTCGCACCAAGGACAGCATGTAGCTGGAATATGAACGAGGGTAAAACCAAAGCCTCGGGAAGCACCGTCACGGTCAAGGGCAACAAAGTCACCATACACATCGACATCCGTGGAGAGAAAATTGGCCTGTACCCACAGCAACACCAGGGAACTTTCCGAGCCACAGGAAAACAGACGAGAGAATCCGGATCGCAGTCAAAACAAGGTGGGTCATTCGACAGACTTTGGCCTTAACGATACATGTCTGTACATATTAAGTTCATAGAAGATAAGAACATCGTATATATCCATGATATTGATTCCgatgaaaatttaatatcttcaaaattaaattaaatattatCGACACAGCTTTATAAACTGTGAATTGCAATGCCTGAGTGTACCTTATATATGCATAATGATTGTACATTGAGCAGAATGTAGTCCGAGTACTAGAGGGGTGGGAACACAATTTATGAGCGATAATCGATGTAAACATTTAAACGTCGAGGTAAGCCAGCAGTAGATTCCGACGAGCGCGAGGTTAAATCGATGGGTTAAGTCAGCTGATGCTTGTATTCAAACAATAGTACCAAATCCCGCCACGGTCCCAGATCACAGAGAACTGAAACAAGCAAACAAGCCTGGTGAAGAAAGCTTAAACATATTTGCGAGCAAAGTACAGTGCTAAGAAATCCCCGGCTGTGGGATTATGTCCATTGAAAGCCAGGGCTAACCCCTATCTCGGTGTCAACAGCGCATACACGTAATCGTGTGAGTTTTGAAGAATCACGTGATTTTTGAAGAACTACCTACGAGCGTGCCTACGTATAAAGTCATTTGGCCATTTTTTTCTAATTCAAACGAAATTAGCGACCAACACGAACCCGTTGATTCCTAATCCAGGGCAACAATtaacaacaaaatattaaaacggTGGTGATGTGTTTACTTGCTCTCAAGACTTTTTTCGAAGAAAACTTAGGATATCACTGCGATACGGCGCTTCGCTTTTGCCTATTATCGAATCACAAGCTTATAATCCACCTGGTAAGGCTACATGGTGCATTA
This genomic window from Ptychodera flava strain L36383 chromosome 10, AS_Pfla_20210202, whole genome shotgun sequence contains:
- the LOC139142434 gene encoding uncharacterized protein isoform X2, translating into MHSNHLRFQNKTLCEESEESANKEWRLIFKAVSGIGGNLYAIYTSDKPMNQDRPEARELTDNFKGHYKSYLMDHWEALGVCEVKMSMFREGEEKASMVFNGICSTKMSWFSQNRLKASPWQDLMDLQQGTNNFSISGYADSNQLFFANNRSADCPHDFGWMVVVDDGNTGCQWSVMHEKPFFMYSSQPTKVDWDEGKIADVMAIFVKHKFEYIEPRPIAELGWELVFKAVPGVGGSVFNLWNNNGGRNQDNIQARQLNANYRDHYKSPKVDSWSTLGVREVKLSVYEDGEEKMYLIFDARGSDKNNWLSNERLISTPYHDLLDDDVAKNFFSLRGDAPHSRRFFINSVYPGCANDVGWLVVVDPGHVVCDWSNDGERPYFLYSKTTQRANYNSDSVGRADFMAIHIKTY